One Pseudodesulfovibrio cashew DNA window includes the following coding sequences:
- the trpD gene encoding anthranilate phosphoribosyltransferase, with the protein MTVPEILEILAQGKALTDQQADFMFGKLMEGELTEGQTGALLMGIRAKGEDSTDLAAGVRAVVTHARKIPGYDGERSEPVIDTCGTGGDGQCSFNNSTAVSLFLADMGYTVAKHGNRALSSSCGSADALEALGIPLEQTPEEAAAGLDKYNFAFLFAPAYHPAFKFVMPVRQQLGIRTLFNFMGPLTNPARPSHQLIGVGDPERLHLMGETLLLTGVKRALIFSGAGGFDELTTWGVNRGYVIKDGVMEKIAVDPASLGFEAHRPEDVVVNGKDDAVEKLKAILAGDGPAAMMDMVALNLAGCLHLLDEGSLAECAAKARDVVKNGLQKGIPYVG; encoded by the coding sequence ATGACCGTACCTGAAATTCTTGAAATACTGGCCCAGGGGAAAGCACTGACCGACCAGCAGGCCGACTTCATGTTCGGCAAGCTCATGGAAGGCGAACTGACCGAAGGACAGACCGGCGCCCTGCTCATGGGCATTCGCGCCAAGGGCGAGGACTCCACCGACCTGGCCGCGGGTGTCCGCGCCGTGGTCACGCATGCCCGGAAGATTCCCGGCTATGACGGCGAACGCTCTGAACCGGTCATCGACACCTGCGGCACGGGCGGAGACGGCCAGTGCAGCTTCAACAACTCCACGGCGGTCTCCCTGTTCCTGGCGGACATGGGCTACACCGTGGCCAAGCACGGCAACCGCGCCCTGTCCTCTTCCTGCGGTTCGGCTGACGCGCTCGAAGCCCTGGGCATCCCCCTTGAGCAGACCCCGGAAGAGGCGGCGGCAGGACTGGACAAGTACAACTTCGCCTTCCTGTTCGCCCCGGCCTACCATCCGGCCTTCAAGTTCGTCATGCCGGTGCGGCAGCAGCTCGGCATTCGGACCCTGTTCAACTTCATGGGACCGCTGACCAACCCGGCGCGCCCCTCGCACCAGCTCATCGGCGTAGGCGACCCGGAAAGGCTCCACCTCATGGGTGAAACCCTGCTGCTCACCGGTGTCAAACGGGCCCTCATTTTCTCGGGCGCGGGCGGCTTCGACGAGCTGACCACCTGGGGCGTAAACCGAGGCTATGTCATCAAGGACGGCGTCATGGAAAAGATCGCCGTCGACCCGGCCAGCCTCGGCTTCGAAGCGCACCGCCCAGAGGACGTGGTAGTGAACGGCAAGGACGACGCCGTGGAAAAACTCAAGGCCATCCTGGCCGGAGACGGGCCTGCTGCCATGATGGACATGGTGGCCCTGAATCTGGCAGGGTGCCTCCATCTCCTCGACGAGGGCTCCCTGGCCGAGTGCGCCGCCAAGGCCCGCGACGTCGTGAAAAACGGACTGCAAAAAGGAATCCCCTATGTTGGATAA
- a CDS encoding anthranilate synthase component II: MFLLIDNFDSFTFNLVQAFQQLGADPTVIRNDREEVLELAESGKLTRVCLSPGPSNPENAGYCLEFLARLPKEIPVLGVCLGHQTLGHFAGAPVRRADRIMHGKTSEVYHEGKGVFAGLDSPFTVCRYHSLVVPAELAPDLLEVTARTDRDEVMGIQYKDRPWHGVQFHPESILTPQGPKLLQNFLNIKG, encoded by the coding sequence ATGTTTTTGCTGATAGATAATTTCGACTCCTTTACGTTCAACCTGGTCCAAGCCTTCCAGCAACTGGGGGCCGATCCCACGGTCATCCGCAACGACCGGGAAGAGGTCCTGGAGCTGGCTGAATCGGGCAAGCTGACGCGAGTATGCCTCTCGCCCGGCCCTTCCAACCCGGAGAACGCGGGCTACTGCCTGGAGTTCCTGGCGCGGCTGCCCAAGGAAATCCCGGTGCTGGGCGTCTGCCTCGGACACCAGACCCTCGGCCACTTCGCCGGGGCTCCTGTCCGGCGCGCCGACCGCATCATGCACGGCAAGACCTCCGAGGTGTACCACGAGGGCAAGGGTGTGTTCGCAGGGCTGGATTCCCCGTTCACCGTCTGCCGCTACCACTCCCTGGTGGTTCCGGCCGAGCTGGCCCCGGACCTCTTGGAAGTCACGGCCCGCACCGACCGCGACGAGGTCATGGGCATCCAGTACAAGGACCGCCCGTGGCATGGCGTGCAGTTCCACCCGGAATCCATCCTCACGCCCCAAGGCCCCAAGCTGTTGCAAAACTTCCTGAACATCAAAGGATAA
- a CDS encoding anthranilate synthase component I family protein → MNKILLTQHGKWLPADVQTTISLYMGLVGDQPGILLESAEVDGRLGRYSLLAWDYRLTLHPVDGKLVVDTEDERLLPLKDLQGMDYLPGIKEVVKRLSIEQQAEGGNSRDGLPGLTRGLYGYFGYGVAGMFERKLKDVCRPEDAEACLVLPGQMVLFDHLRHSCCYLSLDEGATPTPAPVQWGADLTAPEAGTPTVHPGKEEYMAGVEKCKELIAEGECIQVVLSTRFTMPVPDDPFKIYRRLRQANPSPFMFYMKFPDCVSKGKSCGTTLLGSSPEMMVRSAAGQLEVRPIAGTRWRGETEKEDMRLENELLADPKERAEHVMLVDLGRNDLGRIAKPGSVTVEKFMNVERFSHVMHLTSYVEAELKDGLDGVDVLQATFPAGTLSGAPKIRAMEIIADLEPQDRGPYGGCIGWMGLDDGVVSLDTGITIRSMWIRDGICHWQAGAGIVYDSNAEAEWNECHNKARVILEVITGKGGTDVFADR, encoded by the coding sequence ATGAATAAAATTTTACTGACGCAACACGGGAAATGGCTCCCGGCCGATGTCCAGACGACCATCAGTCTGTACATGGGACTGGTGGGAGACCAGCCGGGAATCCTCCTGGAATCGGCGGAAGTCGACGGACGGCTCGGACGCTACAGCCTCCTTGCCTGGGATTACCGGCTCACCCTGCATCCGGTGGACGGCAAGTTGGTGGTGGACACCGAAGATGAACGCCTCCTCCCCCTCAAGGACCTCCAGGGCATGGACTACCTGCCCGGCATAAAAGAGGTCGTCAAACGCCTCTCCATCGAACAGCAGGCCGAAGGCGGCAACTCGCGCGACGGCCTGCCCGGCCTGACTCGGGGCCTCTACGGCTACTTCGGCTACGGCGTGGCCGGCATGTTCGAGCGCAAGCTCAAGGACGTGTGCAGGCCCGAGGACGCCGAGGCGTGCCTGGTCCTGCCCGGCCAGATGGTCCTCTTCGACCACCTCCGCCACTCCTGCTGCTACCTGAGCCTGGATGAAGGCGCCACGCCCACGCCCGCGCCCGTGCAATGGGGCGCGGACCTCACCGCTCCCGAGGCCGGGACGCCCACGGTCCACCCTGGCAAGGAGGAGTACATGGCAGGCGTGGAGAAGTGCAAGGAGCTCATCGCCGAGGGCGAGTGCATCCAGGTGGTCCTCTCCACCCGCTTCACCATGCCGGTGCCGGACGATCCGTTCAAGATCTACCGGCGGCTGCGGCAGGCCAACCCCTCCCCGTTCATGTTCTACATGAAATTCCCGGACTGCGTGTCCAAGGGCAAATCCTGCGGCACCACCCTGCTCGGCTCCTCGCCCGAGATGATGGTCCGCTCCGCCGCCGGACAGCTGGAAGTGCGTCCCATCGCGGGCACCCGCTGGAGGGGCGAGACCGAGAAGGAGGACATGCGCCTGGAGAATGAACTCCTGGCCGATCCCAAGGAACGCGCCGAGCACGTCATGCTCGTGGACCTGGGCCGGAACGACCTGGGCCGCATCGCCAAGCCCGGCTCGGTCACCGTGGAGAAATTCATGAACGTGGAGCGGTTCTCCCACGTCATGCACCTGACCTCCTACGTGGAGGCCGAGCTCAAGGACGGGCTGGACGGCGTGGACGTGCTCCAGGCCACTTTCCCGGCGGGCACCCTCTCCGGCGCGCCCAAGATCAGGGCCATGGAGATCATAGCCGACCTGGAACCCCAGGATCGCGGCCCCTATGGCGGCTGCATAGGTTGGATGGGACTGGACGACGGCGTGGTCAGTCTGGATACGGGCATCACCATCCGCTCCATGTGGATTCGCGACGGCATCTGCCACTGGCAGGCCGGGGCCGGGATCGTCTACGATTCCAACGCCGAAGCCGAATGGAACGAATGCCACAACAAGGCCCGCGTCATCCTCGAAGTCATCACCGGTAAAGGAGGCACCGATGTTTTTGCTGATAGATAA